From the genome of Pseudobacteriovorax antillogorgiicola, one region includes:
- a CDS encoding prolyl oligopeptidase family serine peptidase, with protein MSWLALAVSCASSKNDEINSPLKGQKQPPLVDLKDFFRNPEVNQYQISGNGKYLAFLKEHQNRMNIFVSPVSDFTDSKRLTSITDRDINTFFWKAGKIIYIRDNGGDENFFLTAVDPKTGKETPLTQIKGVKTQLIDALDQIDESHIIVGLNERKREIFDVFRVNVHTGKKTLILENPGMYTGYLTDHKGQLRVASSTDGVNTSLFYRKSEKEKFQRLLTTNFKESIAPILFTFDNKKLIVASNRNRDKLAYFEFDPEKALETKLIFESPKVDVERLVYSKKKKRLIAAMAYEDKPKWTYFDDEWKKVRKSIESKLPKYVVGISSYDRDESVYVVRSFSDRSLGAYYLYRKSSDQLKKIAEVSPWLKEKYMAEMKPITYTARDGVKIHGYLTLPVGKNPRNLPFVINPHGGPWARDRWGYNREVQFLANRGYGVLQMNFRGSTGYGRKFWEMSFKEWGRSMQDDITDGVKWLINEGYADRERVAIYGASYGGYATLAGITFTPDLYKCAVDYVGVSNLFTFQETIPPYWAPYKAMLEEMVGHPEKDKKLLQAASPVFHVDNPNPKFY; from the coding sequence ATGTCATGGTTAGCATTAGCTGTCTCATGTGCAAGCTCTAAAAATGATGAGATCAACAGTCCACTGAAGGGACAAAAACAGCCCCCTTTAGTCGATCTGAAAGACTTTTTTAGAAATCCAGAAGTGAATCAGTATCAAATTTCTGGGAATGGTAAGTATCTGGCCTTTTTAAAGGAACATCAAAACCGGATGAACATCTTCGTATCACCGGTTTCAGATTTTACTGACAGTAAGCGTCTCACCTCGATTACCGATCGGGATATAAATACGTTTTTTTGGAAAGCAGGCAAAATTATTTATATCCGTGACAATGGCGGTGACGAAAACTTCTTCCTCACCGCTGTTGATCCTAAAACCGGAAAGGAAACACCTCTTACCCAAATTAAAGGGGTTAAAACCCAACTCATCGATGCCTTAGATCAAATCGATGAATCTCACATTATAGTGGGCTTAAATGAGCGAAAAAGAGAAATTTTCGACGTGTTTAGAGTGAATGTCCATACCGGGAAAAAGACTCTGATCTTGGAAAACCCTGGAATGTACACCGGATATCTAACCGATCATAAAGGCCAATTGCGCGTAGCCTCATCTACGGATGGCGTGAACACCTCACTATTCTATCGTAAGTCTGAAAAAGAAAAGTTCCAGAGGCTCCTTACCACAAACTTTAAAGAGTCTATTGCACCAATTCTTTTCACCTTCGATAATAAAAAGCTGATCGTTGCTTCGAATCGAAACCGCGATAAATTAGCCTACTTTGAGTTTGATCCAGAAAAAGCACTTGAGACCAAACTCATCTTTGAATCTCCGAAGGTTGATGTCGAGAGACTGGTCTATAGTAAGAAAAAGAAGCGCCTTATTGCTGCAATGGCCTATGAAGACAAGCCTAAATGGACTTACTTTGACGATGAGTGGAAAAAGGTCAGAAAGTCCATCGAATCTAAGCTGCCAAAGTACGTCGTTGGTATCTCTAGTTATGACAGGGATGAATCTGTTTATGTGGTTCGTTCTTTTAGCGATCGCTCATTAGGTGCCTACTATCTCTATCGCAAATCATCGGACCAGCTGAAAAAGATTGCTGAGGTTTCCCCTTGGCTAAAGGAAAAGTATATGGCTGAAATGAAGCCAATCACCTATACAGCCCGCGATGGAGTCAAAATCCATGGTTACTTGACCCTTCCGGTGGGGAAGAATCCGAGGAATCTGCCTTTCGTGATTAATCCTCATGGCGGTCCCTGGGCCCGCGATCGTTGGGGCTACAATCGGGAGGTCCAATTTCTAGCCAATCGTGGATACGGTGTTCTTCAAATGAACTTTAGGGGCTCCACCGGCTACGGACGAAAATTCTGGGAAATGTCATTCAAAGAGTGGGGGCGATCCATGCAAGATGACATTACTGATGGGGTTAAGTGGCTGATTAATGAGGGCTACGCGGATCGAGAGCGGGTTGCTATATATGGTGCCAGTTACGGCGGCTATGCGACACTAGCTGGAATTACATTCACCCCTGACCTATATAAGTGCGCGGTGGACTATGTTGGGGTTTCCAACCTTTTTACCTTTCAAGAAACGATCCCTCCCTACTGGGCTCCCTATAAGGCAATGTTAGAAGAGATGGTTGGACATCCAGAAAAGGATAAAAAACTATTGCAGGCAGCGTCACCTGTTTTTCATGTTGATAACCCAAATCCGAAATTTTATTAG
- a CDS encoding sensor histidine kinase, whose product MTARCHILLSLVCLLLADLVMAQVFDASSWTQDEPLYLDGHWYLKRGELVDPQDVDYQNLQAWDVVDIPQDSIVPVGQSFVGTFVAVIRGLQTDRELGVMIPNVYTSGRYFIKSRDRVQMVGASGRVDSDPLRSEPSYLEVNEVIVPDESELLLIIQVSNATHSRSGIRDSVTLASPAYINLYETKQNLLGGAIFGILLMFGIYHLGLFIQRPRSRENLWWGLICLAFFINHSSILAVSDINSSEYMSYISRHRTRYLTSVIIPWLFFFYIDTLYPFRYKIVLRIYSVMGFTLLCLGLYFQPQVYTAFVYALQTYISLTVFHVVSRLWVATKNREAGGMASLISFVILTLGVVNDILYNERVINSAYLTPYFSICFVITQSLLQGYFHALSLKQVTYLSRDLQEQVDEKTKSLDDTNQELKAQVQETKQLVKVISHDIANPLSIIVGAAELLSRRVPEDDSAGQRLILKIIRAVETQERILNHIKHMQAIKDGKEAMDLVPINLREALDDMCFAFEERLAKKEISLDVTFSDEQDFIAMAEKVSLVNEVLNNLMSNAIKFSPHGGKIVIVVSREKDHGIAIRLIDQGIGIPDKLLTDLFEVGKPTSRQGTEGEKGTGFGMTIVKSYVEKYGGQLRIDSKDEEDHPNDHGTTMTVVLKEAS is encoded by the coding sequence TTGACTGCACGTTGTCACATCTTGTTGAGCTTGGTTTGCCTTCTGTTAGCAGATCTTGTCATGGCGCAGGTGTTCGATGCAAGCTCTTGGACGCAAGACGAGCCCCTCTATCTTGATGGACATTGGTACTTGAAGCGTGGTGAACTCGTCGACCCCCAGGATGTGGACTATCAAAATCTTCAGGCTTGGGACGTCGTCGATATTCCTCAAGACTCTATCGTGCCTGTGGGGCAATCTTTTGTTGGTACCTTTGTTGCTGTGATTCGTGGTTTGCAAACAGATCGCGAGCTAGGTGTTATGATTCCTAACGTCTATACGAGTGGGCGCTATTTTATAAAAAGCCGTGATAGGGTCCAGATGGTAGGGGCGTCGGGAAGGGTCGATTCTGATCCATTGCGATCGGAACCGAGCTATCTGGAAGTGAATGAGGTCATCGTTCCCGATGAATCCGAGCTGTTGCTCATTATTCAGGTGTCGAATGCGACCCACAGTCGCAGTGGCATTCGTGATTCGGTAACCCTAGCGTCACCGGCCTATATTAACCTATACGAAACCAAGCAAAATCTATTGGGTGGGGCGATCTTTGGCATTCTACTGATGTTTGGGATCTATCATCTCGGCTTATTTATTCAGCGGCCACGCTCACGGGAAAATTTATGGTGGGGGCTGATCTGTTTAGCTTTTTTTATCAATCACTCCAGCATCCTTGCTGTATCCGACATCAATTCTTCTGAATATATGAGTTATATAAGCCGCCATCGAACGCGTTATCTGACAAGTGTGATCATACCCTGGTTGTTTTTCTTTTATATCGATACTCTTTACCCCTTCCGATATAAAATTGTTTTGCGGATCTATTCAGTCATGGGTTTTACCCTACTATGCCTGGGCCTCTATTTCCAACCTCAAGTCTACACCGCCTTTGTATACGCCCTACAGACCTATATTTCGCTCACCGTCTTTCATGTTGTGAGTCGCTTGTGGGTTGCAACTAAAAATCGTGAAGCAGGTGGCATGGCTTCGTTGATCAGTTTCGTTATTTTGACCCTAGGAGTAGTGAACGATATTCTCTATAACGAGAGAGTCATCAATAGTGCCTATCTTACTCCCTATTTTTCAATTTGCTTTGTCATTACGCAGTCGCTCCTGCAAGGCTACTTTCATGCACTTTCACTTAAACAGGTGACCTATCTTTCAAGAGACTTGCAAGAGCAGGTGGACGAAAAAACTAAGAGTTTAGATGATACCAATCAGGAATTAAAGGCTCAGGTCCAGGAAACCAAGCAACTGGTGAAGGTGATCTCCCATGATATCGCCAACCCTCTTTCGATTATCGTTGGTGCCGCTGAGCTTTTGAGTCGTCGGGTTCCAGAAGATGATAGTGCGGGCCAAAGGTTGATTCTCAAGATTATCCGTGCGGTTGAAACCCAAGAAAGAATACTAAACCACATCAAGCATATGCAGGCTATTAAAGACGGCAAAGAGGCTATGGATCTGGTTCCTATCAACTTGCGAGAAGCCTTGGATGACATGTGCTTTGCCTTTGAAGAACGCTTAGCAAAGAAAGAAATCAGTTTAGACGTGACCTTTTCAGACGAGCAGGATTTCATTGCCATGGCTGAGAAAGTTAGTCTTGTCAACGAAGTCCTGAACAATCTTATGTCAAATGCTATAAAGTTTAGTCCTCATGGTGGTAAGATCGTTATTGTGGTTTCAAGAGAAAAGGATCATGGGATCGCTATCCGTCTTATCGATCAAGGGATCGGTATACCCGATAAGCTGCTTACGGATCTTTTTGAAGTGGGTAAGCCCACAAGTCGACAGGGTACCGAGGGAGAAAAGGGGACCGGTTTCGGTATGACCATTGTTAAATCTTATGTAGAAAAATACGGCGGTCAGCTAAGAATTGATTCGAAAGATGAAGAGGATCACCCTAATGACCATGGGACGACCATGACTGTTGTCCTCAAAGAAGCTAGCTAA
- a CDS encoding class II glutamine amidotransferase: MCRLFGFRSVIQSQVHSSLVGAENSFMTLSSDHPDGWGVAYYIEGSPHVMKSESSAINDHLFQKVSGLVASQTVLAHLRKATLGTVNVANTHPFQYGKWVFAHNGNINQFDSYRDELLALIPMGMRRFILGNTDSEVIFFIILAELARKVSLRERSITATTLVAAIKIAVNKICDIIGPYERQHSKPSLTYLTFIITNGEAMAAHHGGQPLWYSTYKNKCPDRESCPSFNEVCESPSRSGYVNHLLFSSEQIDGENLWQEMLPGAILATDQTMMMTYGRSAGRDDA, encoded by the coding sequence ATGTGTCGCTTGTTTGGCTTTCGCTCCGTGATCCAGAGCCAGGTACACAGCTCTCTCGTGGGAGCAGAAAATTCGTTTATGACCCTTAGTTCCGATCATCCTGATGGTTGGGGGGTAGCCTATTACATTGAAGGCTCCCCTCATGTCATGAAGTCGGAGTCGTCGGCAATCAACGATCACCTCTTTCAAAAGGTCAGTGGCCTTGTTGCATCGCAAACTGTTCTCGCCCATCTGCGAAAGGCTACTTTAGGAACCGTTAATGTCGCGAACACTCATCCCTTTCAATATGGCAAATGGGTCTTTGCCCACAATGGCAATATCAATCAATTCGATTCCTATCGAGATGAGCTATTGGCTTTGATTCCCATGGGAATGAGGCGCTTTATTCTAGGTAATACAGATAGTGAAGTTATTTTCTTTATTATCCTCGCAGAACTTGCTCGCAAGGTTAGCCTCCGTGAGAGATCTATAACAGCAACGACGTTGGTGGCAGCGATCAAGATTGCGGTCAATAAGATTTGCGACATTATCGGCCCCTACGAACGACAGCACAGTAAACCCAGCTTAACTTACCTTACGTTTATCATCACAAATGGAGAGGCCATGGCGGCCCACCACGGTGGGCAACCGTTATGGTACTCCACCTACAAGAATAAATGCCCGGATCGGGAGAGCTGCCCCAGCTTTAACGAAGTTTGTGAGTCTCCAAGTCGGTCAGGGTATGTCAACCATCTTTTGTTCTCCTCGGAGCAGATCGATGGTGAGAACCTCTGGCAAGAGATGCTGCCTGGCGCCATCCTTGCTACTGATCAAACAATGATGATGACTTATGGTCGCTCGGCAGGGAGGGACGACGCTTGA
- a CDS encoding 5-formyltetrahydrofolate cyclo-ligase → MDKKQQLRNDMRVLRKTLPQRKDQETAIHKHLISYLLDRNHKGRILSYLAVQDELDLEPVHQMCLQSGLSLAVPKVLDWKAGIMEFFEWPKDGVFNENRVGILEPRDTATVEPATGDIVLVPCLAIDKRGYRLGYGGGFYDRFLAKHPDLTTICPVFDKQFISRVPAEPYDQPIQFACLSSGLTSLNL, encoded by the coding sequence ATGGATAAAAAGCAGCAGCTACGAAATGACATGCGTGTCCTCAGAAAGACACTGCCCCAACGCAAGGACCAAGAAACTGCGATCCATAAGCATCTCATCTCTTACCTTTTAGATCGAAATCACAAGGGGCGCATTCTCAGCTATCTTGCAGTCCAAGATGAGCTTGACCTAGAGCCTGTGCACCAGATGTGTTTGCAATCGGGGCTCAGTCTTGCGGTGCCTAAGGTTCTAGATTGGAAGGCCGGAATCATGGAGTTTTTCGAATGGCCCAAAGATGGGGTTTTTAATGAAAACCGTGTCGGAATCCTAGAACCTAGAGACACCGCTACTGTCGAGCCAGCAACGGGCGACATCGTTCTAGTGCCGTGCTTGGCGATTGATAAAAGAGGCTATCGCCTTGGCTATGGCGGCGGTTTCTATGATCGCTTTTTAGCTAAACACCCAGATTTGACCACTATTTGTCCAGTTTTTGATAAGCAGTTTATCAGCCGGGTTCCGGCAGAGCCTTATGATCAACCCATTCAGTTCGCTTGCCTCTCATCCGGCCTAACATCTTTAAACCTTTAG
- the pepF gene encoding oligoendopeptidase F: MIPKFLCSIAIVASASSPAWAETKGPEWDLTELYPSKSAWLKAIDEVKGDAKQVDSCKGTMLANSKNLYSCLSKISGVRKELYRISTWASLQMASDSQNRTHIEQSQLTQSLSRDIQTQFAFVEPELATLPETKLKRFLVENKKLKAFDQYLRNARIQAKHILSQKEEKILSAMQPLAGGSVGVYSMLSNADIEYPTVTLSDGSKVVANAAGYGKVRQSKNRDDRKMVFEAFYSTLKQYERTFGLTLYQSVQNRVTTAKIRNYPNALSAALGSNQLPEEVYRNLVSQVEKNLPTLHRYLKLKKDIMGLKTMEYHDLYPTLLKIDKDYTIDQSRKDLLAAVAPLGGDYQERLKDATGKAWMDLYPRKGKRGGAFMSGVAYDVHPYVFLNHQDDYNSASTYAHEWGHALHSVLSNEKQDFAKARYATFVAETAAIVNEVLLLDHSLKNAKTDGERLFYLDYAMNFLRTTFFRQTQFAEFELKLHDAVEKGEALSGQKISEIYGNILQRYYGHKEGVVHIDPSYHTEWAFVPHFYYGFYVYTYSTSIAAAFNFAEKILAGDKEALDRYLTMLGAGGSKYPHELFIDAGLDMTKPDAYTPMINKANEYMKEMEKILQDKKANS; this comes from the coding sequence ATGATACCAAAGTTTTTATGCTCCATCGCCATTGTTGCGAGTGCAAGCAGTCCGGCATGGGCCGAAACAAAAGGACCCGAGTGGGATCTCACCGAGCTTTACCCATCTAAAAGCGCTTGGCTGAAAGCAATAGACGAAGTCAAGGGTGACGCTAAACAAGTGGATAGCTGCAAGGGGACGATGCTCGCGAATTCTAAGAACCTTTACTCTTGCCTCAGCAAAATATCGGGTGTTCGTAAGGAACTTTACCGGATTTCGACTTGGGCGAGTTTGCAAATGGCTAGCGACAGTCAGAACAGGACCCATATCGAACAAAGTCAGCTAACCCAAAGCTTGAGTCGAGATATCCAAACCCAGTTTGCCTTTGTCGAGCCAGAGTTGGCGACTCTACCCGAAACGAAATTGAAGCGCTTTTTAGTTGAAAATAAGAAACTCAAAGCATTCGATCAGTATTTACGAAATGCGAGAATTCAGGCGAAGCATATTTTGAGCCAGAAAGAAGAGAAGATTCTATCGGCGATGCAACCACTTGCTGGAGGCTCTGTTGGCGTCTATAGCATGCTATCGAACGCTGATATTGAGTATCCTACCGTCACCTTGAGCGACGGGTCGAAGGTGGTAGCCAACGCTGCTGGTTATGGCAAGGTTCGGCAGTCTAAAAACAGAGATGATCGGAAAATGGTTTTTGAAGCGTTCTATAGTACTCTAAAGCAGTACGAGAGAACCTTTGGCTTGACCCTCTATCAAAGTGTCCAGAATCGTGTGACCACTGCCAAAATAAGAAACTACCCGAATGCCCTAAGCGCTGCCCTCGGTAGCAACCAACTTCCTGAAGAAGTTTATCGCAACCTAGTAAGCCAAGTGGAAAAAAATCTTCCTACCCTTCATCGTTACCTGAAGTTAAAGAAAGACATCATGGGTTTGAAAACCATGGAGTACCATGATTTATATCCCACCCTGCTTAAGATCGACAAAGACTACACTATCGATCAGTCTCGAAAGGATCTGCTAGCGGCAGTGGCTCCTTTAGGGGGTGACTATCAAGAGCGCTTGAAAGATGCGACAGGCAAGGCATGGATGGATCTTTACCCAAGAAAGGGCAAGCGTGGTGGCGCGTTCATGAGTGGTGTTGCGTATGATGTTCATCCCTATGTTTTCTTAAATCACCAGGATGATTATAACTCTGCTTCGACCTATGCCCATGAATGGGGTCACGCCTTACATTCTGTCCTGAGCAATGAGAAGCAAGACTTTGCAAAAGCTCGCTACGCGACATTTGTGGCGGAAACTGCGGCAATCGTCAATGAGGTACTGCTATTGGATCATAGTTTGAAGAACGCGAAAACTGATGGCGAGCGACTCTTCTACTTAGACTATGCAATGAACTTTTTGAGAACCACGTTTTTCAGACAAACTCAGTTTGCTGAGTTTGAGCTGAAGCTACATGATGCCGTGGAGAAGGGTGAGGCTCTTTCTGGGCAGAAAATTTCAGAGATCTACGGGAACATCCTACAGCGTTACTATGGTCATAAAGAGGGTGTTGTTCACATTGACCCCAGCTACCACACTGAATGGGCGTTCGTTCCCCACTTCTACTACGGCTTCTACGTTTATACTTATTCCACCTCGATTGCAGCGGCTTTCAACTTTGCAGAAAAGATTCTAGCTGGTGACAAGGAAGCCTTGGACCGGTACCTGACGATGCTAGGTGCCGGTGGCTCGAAATATCCTCATGAGTTATTCATCGATGCAGGCCTCGATATGACGAAGCCAGACGCCTACACACCGATGATCAATAAGGCGAATGAGTATATGAAAGAGATGGAAAAAATTCTCCAAGACAAGAAGGCGAATAGCTAG
- a CDS encoding ABC transporter ATP-binding protein encodes MISNLRLPGSARERFRALFISPIFDQPSRVFIIIVALLGLSSSQSLLILLVGPFFKGLFGLGVEAGMIHLSALLPESIMEVIPRLGGITIERQQLTYGVPAAMFVAALVKGLSSFFFHYNQQALAFHVAKRYRDRLFAAVVGMPYSEISRRMPGDWMSLVMNDVLYLQSRFSEVLSSVVKDSVLIVSAFFVMFLLHWPTALVLLLLSPFFFVYLGRKGRKISAYADAWQRRLAGMSARILSLRQRFNFIRAQGGERRELELFDRLNDDYYKMIRKSIFLRAVMGPATEFSGFVIFAVVLFLMAQSIWIPDFGPAELIQFFGALGLLLKPLKVLGEQFARIQETAGALKESLSIFQLASQFEDSRLHHQGRPVPDAIQIRTLRSGYNQVAAIVCEDLHLVRGKTVAIVGPSGSGKSTLIKSLVGLIKPLTWECDDCSWEDLAQECSFVSQRPFFFSDTIRANLNYGLPAPASDHEMWQLLEQLSLKDLIESLADGLDSPVASVRSNFSGGQLQRLVLCRALLRQRSFLVMDEATSAVDASNEETITKLAIKKAKDDQVGLLFITHRLRWLSLFDEVWFVESGRIILNGSHESLMADKRYEDYLQTAHD; translated from the coding sequence ATGATATCCAACTTAAGATTGCCAGGTAGCGCCCGTGAGAGATTTCGGGCGCTTTTTATTTCCCCTATATTTGATCAACCCAGTCGTGTTTTTATTATCATCGTTGCACTTCTCGGGCTCTCAAGCTCCCAGAGTCTGTTGATTCTGCTAGTGGGGCCATTTTTCAAGGGCCTGTTCGGGCTTGGTGTTGAAGCGGGGATGATTCATTTAAGTGCCCTGCTGCCAGAAAGCATCATGGAAGTCATACCAAGACTTGGTGGTATTACGATCGAGCGGCAGCAGTTAACCTACGGTGTGCCCGCGGCCATGTTTGTTGCAGCTCTGGTAAAAGGCCTATCTTCCTTTTTTTTCCATTACAACCAGCAGGCTTTGGCATTTCATGTTGCCAAGCGTTACCGAGACCGCTTGTTTGCTGCTGTAGTAGGGATGCCATATAGCGAAATTTCTCGCCGGATGCCTGGTGATTGGATGTCATTGGTCATGAACGATGTTCTTTATCTCCAATCGCGATTTTCCGAGGTTCTATCAAGTGTGGTCAAAGACTCGGTATTGATCGTCTCGGCATTTTTCGTAATGTTTTTGCTCCACTGGCCTACCGCATTGGTGCTGTTGCTGCTTTCTCCATTTTTCTTCGTCTATCTAGGGAGAAAGGGACGCAAGATATCTGCCTATGCAGATGCTTGGCAAAGGCGGTTGGCAGGCATGTCTGCTCGTATTCTGTCATTGAGGCAACGATTTAACTTTATTCGTGCGCAGGGTGGTGAAAGGCGAGAGCTGGAGCTATTCGATCGCCTCAATGATGACTACTACAAGATGATCCGCAAAAGTATCTTTTTACGGGCTGTAATGGGTCCTGCAACGGAGTTTAGTGGCTTTGTCATCTTTGCTGTCGTTCTTTTTCTGATGGCACAAAGCATTTGGATTCCCGATTTTGGCCCTGCGGAACTCATTCAATTTTTTGGTGCATTGGGCCTTCTTTTGAAGCCTCTTAAAGTTTTGGGGGAGCAGTTCGCTCGGATTCAAGAAACCGCAGGAGCCCTTAAAGAAAGCCTTTCGATCTTTCAGCTAGCGTCCCAATTCGAGGATAGTAGGCTGCACCATCAGGGTCGCCCCGTCCCTGATGCCATCCAAATTAGAACCCTTCGAAGTGGTTATAACCAAGTGGCTGCGATCGTTTGCGAAGATCTACACTTGGTTCGTGGCAAGACGGTAGCTATTGTCGGGCCCAGTGGTTCTGGCAAAAGCACCCTCATCAAATCACTTGTGGGATTAATCAAGCCGCTTACCTGGGAATGTGATGATTGCAGCTGGGAAGATCTTGCCCAAGAGTGTTCATTTGTCAGCCAGCGGCCATTTTTCTTCTCTGACACCATTCGAGCGAACCTTAATTACGGTCTTCCCGCTCCGGCTAGTGATCATGAAATGTGGCAACTTTTAGAGCAACTGAGCTTGAAAGATTTGATTGAGTCCTTAGCCGATGGGCTTGATAGCCCCGTTGCGTCTGTTCGTTCAAATTTTTCCGGTGGACAGTTGCAACGTTTGGTTCTTTGCCGGGCATTGCTACGCCAACGTTCCTTTTTAGTGATGGATGAAGCAACCTCGGCTGTCGATGCCAGCAATGAGGAGACCATCACCAAGCTGGCCATTAAAAAAGCGAAGGATGATCAAGTTGGGCTACTGTTTATCACTCATCGACTCCGATGGCTTTCTTTGTTTGACGAAGTTTGGTTTGTGGAGAGTGGGCGAATCATTTTGAATGGGTCTCACGAGAGCCTGATGGCCGACAAACGCTATGAGGACTACCTCCAGACCGCTCATGACTGA
- the lpxA gene encoding acyl-ACP--UDP-N-acetylglucosamine O-acyltransferase: MFDYSSFEPQTSRVGDTQIHPSAIVAKEAQLDRGVVIGPNAIVGPRVSLGKNVQIGAGAIISGTTTVGEASRIFPFATVGSDPQDLKYEGEETIVKIGKNNNIREYVNISCGTVGGGGETTMGDNNLIMVYSHVAHDCHIGSNCVFANGVQLAGHVVIGNQVVFGGMSGAHQFCRFGDRAMIAAGAIVVQDVPPYCMVQGDRARISGLNVVGLRRSGMPRERISLVKNMFKILYNDNLTLEDAIEKIVQDVEDAEERSVFLDFLRSSERGVCR, encoded by the coding sequence ATGTTCGATTATTCAAGCTTTGAACCTCAGACCAGCCGAGTCGGAGATACACAGATCCACCCAAGCGCCATTGTAGCAAAGGAAGCTCAGTTGGATCGGGGTGTTGTGATAGGGCCGAATGCCATTGTTGGCCCGCGGGTCTCCCTGGGGAAAAACGTTCAGATTGGAGCGGGAGCTATCATCTCTGGTACGACCACCGTTGGCGAGGCAAGTCGAATCTTCCCATTTGCCACAGTAGGATCAGATCCTCAGGACCTCAAGTACGAGGGTGAAGAGACCATCGTCAAGATTGGTAAAAATAATAATATTCGCGAGTATGTCAATATTTCTTGTGGGACCGTCGGCGGTGGCGGTGAGACCACCATGGGCGACAATAACTTAATCATGGTCTATTCCCATGTTGCTCATGACTGCCATATTGGCAGTAACTGTGTTTTTGCGAATGGCGTTCAGCTAGCAGGTCATGTGGTCATTGGCAACCAAGTTGTCTTCGGCGGTATGTCTGGAGCTCATCAATTTTGCCGCTTTGGCGATCGGGCTATGATCGCAGCTGGGGCCATCGTAGTGCAAGATGTTCCTCCCTATTGCATGGTACAAGGGGATCGCGCCCGGATCAGCGGCCTGAATGTCGTTGGCCTTCGCCGCTCAGGTATGCCACGAGAGCGGATTTCCCTTGTTAAAAATATGTTCAAAATCCTCTATAATGATAACCTGACACTCGAAGATGCCATTGAGAAAATTGTCCAGGACGTTGAGGATGCAGAAGAACGATCCGTTTTCCTTGACTTTCTGCGCAGCAGCGAAAGAGGAGTTTGTCGTTGA
- the fabZ gene encoding 3-hydroxyacyl-ACP dehydratase FabZ — MADMTVQPGSSGSRIHEPIVGGTKNAESAMSVPNSMDVIEIQRHLPHRYPFLLIDRVHDYKAYDFIKGCKAVSVCEPILQGHFPGNPVMPGVLMIEALAQASAILGKVSKGEACDTCLLTEVTESRFRRMVVPGDVLELDVKLLKSRKDFFWFSGEASVNGEMAAIAKFTAKLA, encoded by the coding sequence ATGGCTGATATGACGGTCCAACCGGGATCGAGTGGTTCCAGGATTCATGAACCTATCGTTGGAGGAACCAAGAATGCGGAGTCGGCAATGAGTGTTCCTAACTCTATGGATGTAATTGAAATTCAACGACATCTGCCACACCGCTACCCGTTCCTATTGATCGATCGGGTTCACGACTACAAAGCTTACGACTTTATCAAAGGCTGTAAGGCAGTATCAGTATGTGAGCCTATATTGCAGGGTCATTTTCCTGGGAACCCTGTCATGCCAGGGGTTCTCATGATCGAAGCGTTGGCGCAGGCATCAGCCATTCTTGGGAAGGTAAGCAAAGGCGAAGCCTGCGATACCTGTTTACTCACGGAAGTCACCGAAAGTCGCTTCCGCCGCATGGTCGTTCCAGGTGATGTCTTAGAGCTTGATGTGAAGTTGTTAAAGTCCCGCAAGGACTTCTTCTGGTTCTCCGGTGAAGCATCTGTGAATGGAGAAATGGCTGCGATCGCTAAGTTTACAGCTAAATTGGCTTAG
- a CDS encoding OmpH family outer membrane protein, whose protein sequence is MKVAKIMESVWVGRLAVLLTIALGATNGVSVANSPKSARYAVVDMQAVILNVEEGKKARADLEKEIKAKEKELLGRKQELDKMNKDWQEQSPLLSEEARKKKQMEFQQKFMALRNDEMQFQQEIKRKEQMATQKIAVSVSRFVNDLAKSRGYEMVFEANSAGLLYLKDPVDLTKEVVEKFGKASNKSKSAKK, encoded by the coding sequence ATGAAAGTTGCGAAGATTATGGAATCTGTTTGGGTTGGTCGTTTGGCTGTGTTGTTGACAATCGCCTTAGGGGCTACCAACGGAGTGTCTGTCGCGAATTCTCCTAAGAGCGCTCGCTATGCTGTTGTTGACATGCAAGCAGTGATTCTCAATGTAGAGGAAGGCAAGAAAGCGCGGGCTGACCTTGAAAAAGAGATCAAAGCCAAAGAGAAAGAACTTTTGGGTCGTAAGCAAGAGCTTGATAAAATGAACAAGGATTGGCAAGAGCAGTCGCCGCTCCTTAGTGAAGAGGCTCGAAAGAAGAAGCAAATGGAGTTTCAGCAAAAGTTTATGGCTCTTCGTAATGACGAGATGCAGTTCCAGCAGGAGATCAAGCGAAAGGAACAAATGGCAACACAAAAAATTGCCGTATCCGTCAGTCGGTTCGTTAATGATCTAGCTAAAAGCCGTGGCTATGAGATGGTCTTTGAGGCCAATAGCGCCGGTTTACTTTATTTGAAAGATCCGGTTGACTTAACCAAAGAGGTCGTAGAAAAATTCGGTAAAGCATCGAATAAAAGCAAGTCTGCTAAAAAGTAG